From Litoribacterium kuwaitense, one genomic window encodes:
- a CDS encoding discoidin domain-containing protein, which yields MKKKKRAVTGLLAVNLAVSGLAITLSEPVNALATSEVMAKAENINNLANRSDQDHANTSSTPKDENIESADQGSDNQNTDGEASESHGEGTETVDEDQESVGEALDNDEGDTETVDQGRGTEDAGEEGASSSDGDKEASDQGTAPSEEGSTASEDGSELVDQGTENEDLNLEYEENSDTTEEFQEIESIELEQALEKTGEETAEKGLPLNKVSWEVVSVSSYEDSPETLPENAFDDDASTQWDSAWEGEDYPHEIVIDTGRVQSVNGLGYVRRQDGNPNGNIKEYAFYVSEDGEDWGDPILEGAFPDEDTEAFVPFEDTQARYVKLVALSEHTGQEWATIAELNLYKDPENIDINVESVEMNKESIETQQGDVRSLTANVLPLEAENKNMTWTSSNPDIVSIHELSEISDSVILDSVSSGTATITVTTEDGNKVASTTVTVEEPPSISLDNLNHYYGSFHEHTSYTDGSGTPEQAFKYVKENGRADFMSISDHMSGISQQEWLNTVKAAEEATDESFLALASTEGGLNDMYIDEDGQEVNNGGEITVHGFADYSVLRGGQGQLPVAKGMDGWVDSLDNSPNAIGLITHPQEAGWPTDKLWNSYNQFRDYSEEADEVIAGVETSNDSSGPYNLLHEFSYPMALDRGWRVGPVAVGDSHVGEWTTKWDTRTVILAPKLDTYHLHDALENQRFYATEDHNTKMNFTINGELMGSTLNETEQNYDINVVLEDPDQETDEQKFEKVEIISDYGRVVHSEEVDSHNVNLDIELTSSTSRYYFVRAVKKNGKRVWSAPIWTGRDADPIEKEQDKGDRIERSSWEVVSTENEKAGTVDKAFDGDVNSSWETTAPTGEIVVDMGETKAVTGFGFKRNQIPYMSYEETYKLMRHVKYYVSNDGENWEEVVDKIVTGWGEEIYTPIAETEARYFKIEGLDSIGGAKVAASEVFAYENGSMSEEPGDGGEEPGDGGEEPGDDSDDKDKDKDKDKDKDKDKDKDKDKSNPAQPKEGKLVLEPTVSKDNKEAIVELSLEQLEILKKQAKANTQGVKQVQVELKSTDDAEEYTLNMSSDLWTTDDALDLQVVTPYGTVIMPADVLGKNVKAKADVELHFKRTAGQGFVFNVEVDG from the coding sequence ATGAAGAAGAAGAAACGGGCAGTAACTGGATTGTTAGCAGTAAATTTAGCGGTAAGTGGTTTAGCTATCACACTTTCGGAACCTGTGAATGCGCTTGCCACAAGTGAAGTGATGGCGAAGGCTGAGAACATCAACAATCTAGCAAATCGTAGCGATCAGGATCATGCAAATACATCCAGTACCCCAAAAGATGAAAACATAGAGTCAGCTGACCAAGGTAGCGACAATCAGAATACAGATGGTGAAGCATCAGAAAGTCATGGTGAGGGTACAGAAACGGTTGATGAAGATCAAGAATCAGTTGGAGAAGCACTAGACAATGATGAAGGCGATACAGAAACGGTCGACCAAGGTCGTGGAACTGAAGATGCTGGTGAGGAAGGGGCATCAAGTAGTGATGGCGACAAAGAAGCGAGCGACCAAGGCACTGCGCCCTCTGAAGAAGGATCGACAGCCAGTGAGGATGGATCAGAACTGGTTGACCAAGGCACTGAAAACGAAGATTTGAATTTGGAATATGAAGAAAATAGTGATACTACCGAGGAATTTCAGGAAATAGAAAGCATTGAGTTAGAACAGGCGCTTGAGAAAACAGGCGAAGAAACTGCTGAAAAAGGTTTGCCTTTAAATAAAGTCAGCTGGGAAGTTGTTTCAGTAAGTAGTTATGAAGATAGCCCTGAGACTTTACCGGAAAATGCTTTTGATGATGATGCGTCTACACAATGGGACTCTGCTTGGGAAGGCGAAGATTATCCTCACGAAATCGTCATCGATACCGGCAGGGTGCAATCGGTGAATGGTCTTGGATACGTAAGGCGTCAAGATGGCAATCCGAATGGAAACATTAAAGAATATGCGTTTTATGTGAGCGAGGACGGGGAAGATTGGGGCGACCCTATTCTTGAAGGAGCATTCCCCGATGAAGATACCGAGGCTTTTGTACCGTTTGAAGACACGCAAGCACGCTACGTTAAGCTTGTCGCACTAAGTGAACATACTGGCCAAGAATGGGCGACGATTGCAGAGTTAAATCTTTATAAAGACCCTGAAAATATTGATATTAATGTTGAATCCGTGGAAATGAACAAGGAATCAATTGAAACACAACAGGGCGATGTACGTTCGCTGACTGCTAACGTGTTACCGCTCGAAGCAGAAAATAAAAATATGACGTGGACATCTAGCAACCCCGATATTGTCAGCATTCATGAGCTTAGTGAAATCAGTGATTCTGTCATTTTAGACAGCGTAAGCTCAGGAACAGCAACAATTACGGTGACGACAGAAGACGGAAACAAAGTGGCGAGTACGACAGTGACTGTTGAGGAGCCGCCTAGCATTTCACTTGACAATTTAAACCATTATTACGGCTCGTTCCACGAACATACATCTTATACAGATGGGTCGGGAACACCGGAGCAAGCATTCAAATATGTAAAGGAAAATGGTCGCGCAGACTTTATGTCCATCTCAGATCATATGTCCGGCATTTCACAACAAGAGTGGCTTAACACTGTGAAAGCAGCCGAAGAAGCAACAGATGAAAGCTTTTTGGCGTTAGCTTCTACGGAAGGCGGTCTGAATGACATGTATATTGATGAAGACGGCCAAGAAGTGAACAACGGCGGGGAAATTACCGTGCACGGTTTTGCGGACTATTCGGTGCTCCGAGGAGGGCAAGGTCAACTCCCAGTTGCGAAAGGAATGGACGGATGGGTTGACTCATTGGATAATTCGCCGAATGCAATTGGCTTGATTACTCACCCTCAGGAAGCCGGGTGGCCAACAGACAAACTGTGGAATTCGTACAACCAGTTTAGAGATTATTCTGAAGAAGCAGATGAAGTGATCGCTGGTGTAGAAACATCGAACGACAGTAGCGGACCATACAATCTTTTGCACGAGTTCAGCTATCCGATGGCGCTTGATCGCGGCTGGCGTGTTGGTCCGGTAGCCGTTGGGGATTCTCATGTCGGTGAATGGACGACAAAATGGGATACTCGAACGGTGATTTTAGCACCGAAGTTGGATACGTACCACCTTCATGATGCGCTTGAGAATCAACGCTTTTACGCAACAGAAGATCATAATACAAAGATGAATTTTACGATAAATGGTGAACTTATGGGCTCGACATTGAATGAAACAGAACAAAACTACGACATCAATGTCGTTTTGGAAGACCCAGACCAAGAGACAGATGAACAGAAGTTTGAGAAAGTGGAAATTATTTCTGACTATGGCAGAGTTGTTCATAGCGAAGAAGTCGATAGCCACAATGTCAACCTTGATATTGAGCTTACGTCTAGCACATCTCGTTATTATTTCGTACGTGCGGTAAAGAAAAACGGCAAACGCGTTTGGTCAGCGCCAATATGGACAGGAAGAGACGCCGATCCAATTGAAAAAGAGCAGGACAAAGGCGACCGTATCGAACGGAGTAGCTGGGAAGTTGTCTCTACAGAGAATGAAAAGGCTGGTACAGTTGACAAGGCATTTGATGGAGACGTGAATTCCTCATGGGAAACGACAGCCCCAACCGGAGAAATCGTTGTCGACATGGGTGAAACGAAAGCTGTCACAGGGTTTGGCTTTAAACGTAACCAAATCCCGTACATGAGTTACGAAGAAACATACAAGCTGATGCGCCACGTGAAGTATTACGTTAGTAATGATGGTGAAAACTGGGAAGAAGTTGTCGATAAAATCGTGACAGGCTGGGGAGAAGAAATCTATACCCCAATCGCAGAGACTGAAGCACGTTACTTTAAAATTGAAGGTTTAGATTCAATTGGTGGAGCTAAGGTCGCTGCGAGTGAGGTCTTTGCTTACGAAAATGGCAGTATGAGTGAAGAGCCAGGCGATGGCGGTGAAGAGCCAGGCGACGGCGGCGAAGAGCCAGGTGACGACTCCGATGACAAAGACAAAGACAAGGATAAAGACAAAGACAAAGACAAAGACAAAGATAAAGATAAAGACAAGTCCAATCCTGCCCAGCCTAAAGAAGGCAAGCTTGTCTTAGAGCCTACAGTGTCTAAAGATAATAAGGAAGCAATCGTTGAGCTTTCTTTAGAACAGTTGGAGATCCTTAAAAAGCAGGCGAAAGCAAATACTCAAGGTGTAAAACAGGTTCAAGTAGAGCTGAAGTCTACTGATGATGCCGAGGAATATACATTAAACATGTCCAGTGATCTATGGACAACGGACGACGCTCTAGATCTTCAAGTGGTCACTCCATATGGCACGGTGATCATGCCAGCCGATGTGCTAGGAAAGAATGTGAAGGCAAAAGCTGACGTTGAGCTTCACTTTAAACGGACTGCTGGTCAAGGGTTTGTGTTCAACGTTGAAGTAGACGGA
- a CDS encoding DeoR/GlpR family DNA-binding transcription regulator, whose product MSLLAEERKKTILLDLDRNGKVRVADLAEQFNVSTETIRRYLEELEDEKKLKKVYGGAVRIERGGEPTMFEREILRIDEKKKIAQSALQFIKDRDVIIIDEGSTPLQMVEGLCQKRQLTVITNSFSVTSMLISYTNKNLFDGEIIFIGGTVQPLHYRTGGSLSGKFASDFYANKAFISADGLDHRKGVTSYNLEKAQITKVFMNNATESYLMVDHSKLNAIAPYKIADFIQFDHIITTGDFPNEWDNEMIKERWVQC is encoded by the coding sequence ATGTCACTACTTGCAGAAGAACGTAAAAAAACCATCTTGCTCGACTTAGATAGGAATGGCAAGGTGCGTGTCGCAGACCTTGCGGAACAGTTTAACGTGTCTACAGAAACAATTCGCCGTTATCTTGAAGAGCTTGAGGACGAAAAGAAGCTGAAGAAAGTTTATGGTGGTGCAGTACGAATCGAGCGGGGCGGAGAACCGACGATGTTTGAGCGGGAAATTCTTCGCATTGATGAGAAAAAAAAGATCGCTCAAAGTGCATTACAGTTTATCAAAGATCGTGATGTTATCATTATTGATGAAGGAAGTACTCCCTTACAAATGGTAGAAGGGCTTTGTCAAAAGCGACAACTGACAGTCATTACAAACTCCTTTTCCGTGACGTCGATGCTCATTTCGTATACGAACAAAAACCTTTTTGACGGTGAAATCATTTTTATCGGCGGAACTGTGCAGCCATTACACTACCGTACTGGCGGTTCTTTATCCGGGAAATTTGCCTCTGATTTTTATGCAAATAAAGCATTTATCTCAGCTGATGGATTAGATCATCGCAAAGGTGTGACGAGCTACAACTTAGAAAAAGCCCAAATTACTAAAGTCTTTATGAACAATGCCACCGAATCGTACTTAATGGTTGATCACTCAAAGCTAAATGCCATTGCACCATACAAGATTGCAGATTTTATTCAATTCGATCACATTATTACCACCGGAGACTTTCCAAACGAATGGGACAATGAGATGATCAAAGAACGGTGGGTTCAATGTTAG
- the phnW gene encoding 2-aminoethylphosphonate--pyruvate transaminase, with translation MLKNEYLLLTPGPLSTTSRVREAMQLDLCTWDDDYLELVQSIREALVTLATKDTASYTAVLMQGSGTFGVESVIGSVMPKESGKLLIATNGAYGDRIAEIADVLGIETVVCRAEQQKPIDVNAVEQLLKTDRDITHTIVVHCETTTGILNPVKEVCALAKTYEKTTIVDAMSSFGGIEIDVAEWKIDFLISSANKCIQGVPGFSFIIANKENLQACKGQARSLSLDLYDQWKTMEERQGKWRYTSPTHTVRAFKQALLELEEEGGVQARFARYTQNQKTLVHGMTQNGFTPYIDEAHQSPMITSFIYPNESFDFNEFYNRLKTEGFVIYPGKVSEKETFRIGNIGDVYPHDIERLVEAVKQYING, from the coding sequence ATATTGAAAAACGAATATTTATTACTGACGCCAGGACCGTTAAGCACAACTTCACGTGTAAGAGAAGCGATGCAGCTAGACTTGTGTACATGGGATGATGATTACCTTGAACTTGTCCAAAGCATACGTGAAGCGCTTGTTACACTTGCCACGAAAGACACAGCATCTTATACAGCAGTCTTAATGCAAGGGAGCGGTACGTTCGGAGTCGAATCAGTCATTGGTTCAGTCATGCCGAAAGAATCTGGAAAGCTTCTGATTGCGACAAATGGTGCATACGGTGACCGTATTGCTGAAATTGCCGACGTTTTGGGCATTGAGACTGTGGTTTGTAGGGCGGAACAGCAGAAACCAATTGATGTCAACGCAGTTGAACAGCTATTGAAAACAGATCGCGATATCACACATACGATCGTCGTTCATTGTGAGACGACAACGGGAATTTTGAATCCTGTGAAAGAGGTATGTGCACTTGCAAAGACATATGAGAAGACGACGATCGTTGATGCGATGAGTAGTTTTGGCGGTATTGAGATCGATGTTGCCGAATGGAAGATCGATTTCTTAATTAGTAGTGCCAATAAATGTATTCAAGGCGTCCCTGGTTTTAGTTTTATCATTGCAAATAAGGAAAATTTACAAGCATGTAAAGGTCAAGCCCGATCATTATCTTTAGATTTATATGACCAATGGAAGACAATGGAGGAGAGGCAAGGAAAGTGGCGTTATACATCACCAACGCACACTGTACGAGCTTTTAAACAGGCGCTCCTTGAGCTCGAGGAAGAAGGCGGCGTTCAGGCAAGGTTCGCAAGATATACGCAGAATCAAAAAACGCTCGTACACGGCATGACTCAAAATGGATTTACACCATATATCGACGAAGCACATCAGTCTCCAATGATTACGTCGTTTATTTATCCAAATGAATCATTTGATTTTAATGAGTTTTACAACCGACTTAAAACAGAAGGTTTTGTCATTTATCCAGGGAAAGTTTCAGAAAAAGAGACATTTAGAATTGGAAATATTGGCGACGTTTATCCACATGATATAGAAAGACTTGTAGAAGCAGTTAAACAATATATAAACGGATAA
- the phnX gene encoding phosphonoacetaldehyde hydrolase, with protein MNKIAGVIFDWAGTTIDYGCFAPLHVFVKIFADKGVNITIDEARKPMGLLKIEHIRTITEMPRVREEWVSVLGTEPTEEDIVAMNNAFEQQLFKVLPEYTDPLPGVLDVVAELRNRGLKIGSTTGYTREMMDVVVEKAKEKGYSPDFYTTAEDVKEGRPAPWMCYYNAMQLGIYPMNRFIKVGDTVSDMKEGRNGGMVTVGVILGSSVLGLSQEEVNALNEGELKEKMTAARRTFEEAGAHYVIDQMEDLLPLLEQIEKEEVHAHA; from the coding sequence ATGAACAAAATTGCAGGTGTCATTTTTGATTGGGCAGGAACGACGATTGACTACGGTTGCTTTGCCCCATTACACGTCTTTGTCAAAATCTTTGCTGACAAAGGCGTCAATATTACGATTGATGAAGCACGCAAGCCAATGGGATTGTTAAAAATTGAACATATTCGGACGATCACGGAAATGCCAAGAGTGCGAGAGGAATGGGTGTCCGTTCTTGGAACAGAACCAACAGAAGAAGACATTGTCGCAATGAACAATGCGTTTGAACAACAATTATTCAAAGTATTGCCTGAATATACAGATCCACTTCCAGGTGTTTTAGATGTCGTGGCTGAGCTTCGTAACAGAGGGCTGAAAATTGGCTCTACGACAGGCTATACGCGTGAAATGATGGACGTCGTCGTTGAAAAGGCGAAAGAAAAAGGCTATTCTCCGGATTTCTATACTACTGCAGAAGATGTGAAGGAAGGCCGTCCGGCGCCATGGATGTGCTATTACAACGCAATGCAATTAGGAATCTATCCTATGAATCGTTTCATCAAGGTTGGCGACACAGTCAGTGATATGAAAGAAGGACGCAATGGTGGCATGGTAACAGTCGGCGTCATTTTAGGAAGCAGTGTCCTTGGGCTTTCGCAAGAAGAAGTCAACGCATTAAATGAAGGTGAGCTCAAAGAAAAAATGACAGCTGCACGTCGTACCTTTGAAGAGGCAGGAGCACACTACGTCATCGATCAAATGGAAGACTTACTGCCATTGCTCGAGCAAATTGAAAAAGAAGAAGTTCACGCTCACGCTTAA
- a CDS encoding murein hydrolase activator EnvC family protein, translating into MSTFQKRLTWLLIFVLWLAAGPVQIAEANAELEQKKNNNLQKQAEVEENKSQTENEINENQSEQKKIDRQIRELDDQIAELSQDIRQKEQEIATTEAEIKQLQEEIAELKKRIEERDQLIKQKLRAVQQSGGQISYLDVLMGANNFSDFVTRANNVTTIVNYDKQMMEQQMADKQELEDKEAEVKEKLARLEKQLAELEDLKQELSKQREAKNELMKQLEEEEVDLREKKESLEEEKAILKAQESAIEAEIDEWERQERLRKERERRARERREAQQNGHSSVGVGEKPPISSGKFMRPANGPVTSEYGQRWGKLHAGIDIGKRGASVPIVAAANGTVFRSDYSMSYGNVVFVTHNIDGQVYTTVYAHMESRIVKPGEVVNKGDTLGYMGNTGYSLGAHLHFEIHEGPWNGAKSNSVNPRNYVNF; encoded by the coding sequence GTGAGCACCTTTCAAAAAAGGTTGACATGGTTACTGATTTTCGTATTATGGTTGGCTGCTGGACCTGTTCAGATTGCAGAAGCGAATGCAGAGCTGGAGCAAAAAAAGAATAACAACTTACAAAAACAAGCTGAGGTTGAGGAAAACAAAAGTCAGACTGAAAATGAAATAAATGAAAATCAAAGCGAGCAGAAGAAGATTGATCGGCAAATTCGCGAGCTCGATGATCAAATCGCGGAATTGTCTCAAGATATAAGGCAAAAAGAACAAGAGATTGCCACGACTGAAGCAGAAATCAAACAGCTTCAAGAAGAGATTGCTGAATTAAAAAAGCGCATTGAAGAAAGAGATCAACTGATTAAACAAAAGCTTCGAGCCGTTCAACAAAGCGGTGGGCAGATCAGTTATTTAGATGTACTTATGGGTGCAAACAATTTCTCTGACTTTGTTACACGTGCTAACAATGTCACGACCATTGTCAATTATGATAAGCAGATGATGGAGCAACAAATGGCTGATAAACAAGAGTTAGAAGACAAAGAAGCAGAAGTGAAAGAGAAGCTCGCACGTTTAGAAAAACAACTGGCGGAGCTTGAGGACTTAAAGCAAGAGCTCAGCAAGCAAAGGGAAGCAAAAAATGAATTAATGAAACAGCTTGAGGAAGAAGAAGTCGATCTAAGAGAGAAGAAAGAATCATTAGAAGAAGAGAAAGCGATTCTAAAAGCACAAGAATCAGCAATTGAAGCAGAGATCGATGAATGGGAGCGTCAAGAAAGGCTTCGAAAAGAACGTGAACGTCGGGCACGTGAGCGTCGCGAGGCACAACAAAATGGCCACAGCTCAGTGGGTGTGGGAGAAAAGCCACCGATTAGTTCAGGTAAATTTATGAGGCCAGCCAATGGACCAGTAACTTCTGAATACGGTCAGCGCTGGGGAAAGCTTCACGCCGGAATTGACATCGGAAAACGTGGCGCATCTGTACCGATTGTAGCGGCAGCGAATGGAACGGTTTTCCGTTCAGATTATTCTATGTCATACGGGAATGTCGTTTTTGTGACCCATAACATTGACGGTCAAGTGTATACGACTGTTTATGCCCATATGGAAAGCCGCATAGTGAAACCAGGAGAAGTCGTCAATAAAGGGGACACACTCGGGTATATGGGAAATACGGGATATTCTCTCGGTGCCCATCTGCATTTTGAGATTCATGAAGGTCCTTGGAATGGGGCAAAATCAAATTCAGTGAACCCACGAAACTACGTTAATTTTTAA
- the ftsX gene encoding permease-like cell division protein FtsX, whose amino-acid sequence MKARTFAKQMKEGVKNLGRNGWMTFASISAVTVTLLLVGSFLLLVSVLNTTANAVESDVTLQVLIDTDTTEEEQSALGNKIENLGKVAKVEYSTKEEELEKIIEGYGEQGQAYAAMKEMGENPLNDVFIVYPLFPRDIEHIQEAIESFDHVFLTVYQDETVGQLFQFMDYARYVGIALIVGLIFTAMFLISNTIKITIFSRRREIEIMKLVGATNSYIRWPFFLEGLFLGILGAIVPITILALAFYYIIDLLSGQSLIVTPDYQSSIMRLSFILVGIGVVIGGFGSMISIRRFLKV is encoded by the coding sequence ATGAAAGCTAGAACATTTGCAAAACAAATGAAAGAGGGGGTAAAAAACCTCGGTCGCAACGGATGGATGACGTTTGCCTCTATTTCCGCGGTCACTGTGACACTTTTGCTCGTAGGGTCATTTTTATTGCTTGTTTCAGTATTAAATACTACGGCAAATGCTGTCGAAAGTGACGTCACGCTGCAAGTTCTCATCGATACAGATACGACTGAAGAAGAACAGAGCGCTTTAGGGAATAAGATTGAGAACTTAGGAAAAGTAGCAAAGGTGGAGTATTCCACTAAGGAAGAAGAGCTTGAAAAAATTATCGAAGGCTACGGCGAACAAGGACAGGCATATGCAGCAATGAAAGAGATGGGGGAAAATCCTCTAAACGATGTGTTCATTGTGTATCCGCTGTTTCCACGAGATATAGAACATATTCAAGAGGCCATTGAGTCGTTTGATCACGTATTTTTAACCGTCTACCAAGATGAAACAGTAGGGCAATTGTTTCAATTTATGGACTACGCGAGATATGTAGGCATTGCTTTAATCGTCGGTTTAATTTTCACAGCGATGTTTCTTATTTCCAATACAATTAAGATTACGATTTTTTCTAGGCGAAGAGAAATTGAAATTATGAAGCTCGTTGGGGCAACAAATTCATACATACGCTGGCCGTTTTTTTTGGAAGGCTTATTTTTAGGGATATTGGGCGCGATCGTACCTATTACCATTTTAGCCCTTGCCTTTTACTACATTATTGATCTGTTATCTGGTCAAAGTCTGATTGTTACCCCGGATTATCAAAGTAGTATCATGCGCTTATCTTTTATCCTTGTCGGAATTGGGGTCGTTATTGGAGGATTTGGAAGTATGATTTCCATCCGGCGCTTCTTAAAAGTCTAA
- the ftsE gene encoding cell division ATP-binding protein FtsE, giving the protein MITMKDVHKTYANGVVALSDISVDIQPGEFVYIVGPSGAGKSTFMKMMYREEKPSKGTIEINQVDLTKLKNRHIPQLRRNIGVIFQDFKLLPTLTVYENVAFALEVTEEHPKLVKRKVMDVLDLVRLKHKARFLPHELSGGEQQRVSIARSIVNRPKVVVADEPTGNLDPATSWSIMDILEEINDRGTTVIMATHNKEIVNTVKKRVIAIENGRIARDELRGAYGYES; this is encoded by the coding sequence ATGATTACGATGAAAGATGTACATAAAACGTACGCGAATGGGGTCGTCGCTCTCTCTGACATTTCGGTTGATATTCAACCAGGAGAGTTTGTTTATATTGTCGGACCGAGCGGAGCAGGAAAATCGACGTTCATGAAAATGATGTACAGAGAAGAGAAACCATCAAAAGGAACGATCGAAATTAATCAAGTTGACTTAACAAAACTGAAAAATCGACACATCCCACAGTTGCGAAGAAATATCGGGGTTATTTTTCAGGACTTCAAACTCTTGCCAACGCTTACAGTCTATGAAAATGTAGCGTTTGCGTTGGAAGTGACCGAAGAGCACCCGAAGCTAGTCAAACGTAAAGTGATGGATGTACTTGATCTCGTGAGGCTGAAGCATAAGGCGCGCTTTCTACCACACGAGTTGTCAGGTGGCGAGCAACAACGTGTCTCAATTGCGCGTTCGATTGTGAATAGACCAAAGGTAGTTGTAGCAGATGAGCCGACCGGCAATCTGGATCCTGCGACATCATGGAGCATCATGGACATTTTAGAAGAGATTAATGATCGTGGGACAACGGTGATCATGGCTACACACAATAAAGAAATCGTGAACACCGTCAAAAAACGCGTGATTGCTATTGAGAACGGCCGTATAGCGAGAGACGAACTAAGGGGAGCATACGGCTATGAAAGCTAG
- the cccB gene encoding cytochrome c551: MKKQLMALLFGTTLVLAACGGGGEEAPAEEPATEEEDAGGDEEADTSGESVAVGEEVYAQACASCHGDNLGGGAGPALTNIGSKMDADQIRDIIASGPGNMPPNAAEGAEADAVSEWLAQQK; the protein is encoded by the coding sequence ATGAAGAAGCAATTAATGGCATTATTGTTTGGGACGACGCTCGTCTTGGCAGCATGTGGAGGCGGCGGTGAAGAAGCACCTGCAGAAGAGCCTGCGACTGAAGAAGAAGATGCTGGCGGCGATGAAGAAGCAGATACGTCAGGCGAATCCGTTGCAGTAGGTGAAGAAGTGTATGCGCAAGCATGTGCCTCTTGCCATGGTGACAACCTTGGTGGAGGAGCAGGTCCAGCTTTAACGAATATCGGTTCAAAAATGGATGCCGACCAAATTCGTGATATCATTGCTTCCGGTCCAGGAAACATGCCGCCAAACGCAGCCGAAGGCGCAGAAGCTGACGCTGTTTCCGAATGGTTAGCTCAACAAAAATAA
- a CDS encoding YitT family protein gives MVKQWLPYVWIVAGAAVVAFSFNLFLLPNQIASGGVSGISTLTYELFGWEPAYVQWAINIPLFILGVVLLGRLFGVKTFIGTILLPFFVYLSKDWPPSTLDPLLGGLFGGLGVGSGLGMVFRGGGSTGGTDLVAQIVHRFFGMSLGKAVAIIDGLIVITAAFSFGLERALYALIGLYCTAKAINLVQLGAHVSKTAIIITSKEKEVMKAILEEVDRGITRLTGYGGFTTEERTVLMTVVHQQEFTKLKQTVKREDPSAFIVILDTSEVHGQGFIQA, from the coding sequence ATGGTAAAACAATGGCTCCCATACGTGTGGATTGTAGCTGGTGCGGCGGTCGTTGCCTTTTCATTTAATTTATTTCTGTTGCCAAACCAGATTGCGTCCGGCGGGGTTAGTGGGATCAGTACACTTACATATGAATTGTTTGGATGGGAGCCTGCATACGTCCAGTGGGCCATCAATATTCCGTTATTCATCTTAGGCGTCGTTTTGCTCGGGCGGCTATTTGGAGTGAAAACCTTTATTGGTACCATTCTCTTGCCGTTCTTTGTGTATCTTTCAAAGGATTGGCCACCTTCAACGCTTGATCCGTTGCTTGGTGGACTTTTCGGAGGACTTGGTGTCGGTAGTGGACTTGGAATGGTTTTTCGAGGAGGCGGCTCTACAGGAGGGACGGATCTTGTGGCTCAGATTGTGCATCGTTTTTTTGGTATGTCTCTTGGGAAAGCCGTCGCCATCATTGACGGTTTAATTGTGATAACAGCCGCTTTTTCTTTTGGACTTGAACGTGCGCTTTATGCTTTAATCGGCCTATATTGTACAGCAAAAGCAATTAATCTCGTCCAGCTTGGGGCGCACGTATCAAAAACAGCAATCATCATTACGAGCAAGGAGAAAGAAGTGATGAAAGCCATTTTGGAAGAGGTTGATCGGGGAATTACACGTTTGACAGGGTATGGAGGATTTACGACTGAAGAGCGTACGGTATTAATGACCGTTGTCCATCAGCAAGAGTTCACAAAGTTGAAACAAACGGTCAAACGCGAAGACCCATCAGCGTTTATCGTCATTTTGGATACGAGTGAAGTACATGGACAGGGTTTCATTCAGGCGTAA